The following are encoded together in the Lathyrus oleraceus cultivar Zhongwan6 chromosome 3, CAAS_Psat_ZW6_1.0, whole genome shotgun sequence genome:
- the LOC127131856 gene encoding uncharacterized protein LOC127131856 produces MSQRQDTSASKNTKFTPKVSVPPMGVPDDGILDVAPLSVIPTVDIDLNQPNSIDASAPACSNQDNPSSIPSGSTLVTNSKEGTHYIDRVIRDIVTRILNEGHYVKGVSTPLAQMCPPPEDEQPSGKGDDSSSSEKDLVVEGLRSLGQTVSDKGKFVASNMSNASHSEKHDDANVVIDLEDGSSDDQEENLFHHIKPSVAKRMKTRKGKSVVELMSARKAKKTVGIGPSKPWSKVEIKRKVRDDSEPEQDVEEDVPDISPAKKTTIRKSPAKVHVVHLDNISFHLEDGADKWKFVIQRRVVVERELGKDVADVKEVMDLIQAAGLLKTVTGFTQCYEGLVKEFIVNIPEDISDKNNKEFCKVEITAKQVKVWSFKKHLPAGKLTIKYAILHKIGATDWVPTNHISTIANTLGRFIFAVGTKVKFDYGRFMFDQIINHATTNAVKLPIAFLSMICGIILNQHPGILCSNNLPSRRKPALSVHYKLFEGSHVEDIIMTSAMRRPVSKVGAIAELKETCKELGEGIRVATSRKQSLEALIESLEQAEGENVEHANVSHEEEAEAHTSNERSTNNDDASGNSASGDAKETANSSSTE; encoded by the exons ATGTCACAACGTCAAGATACATCTGCTTCTAAAAATACTAAGTTTACTCCAAAAGTTAGTGTTCCTCCCATGGGCGTCCCTGATGATGGGATTCTGGATGTTGCTCCTCTCTCTGTTATTCCCACCGTGGACATTGATTTGAACCAACCCAACTCCATTGATGCTTCCGCTCCTGCATGTTCCAATCAAGATAATCCTTCTAGTATTCCGTCTGGTTCAACTCTTGTCACTAATTCTAAGGAAGGAACACACTATATTGATCGTGTTATAAGAGACATAGTTACTAGAATTCTTAATGAAGGCCACTATGTGAAGGGGGTTTCTACTCCCCTTGCTCAAATGTGTCCCCCTCCTGAGGATGAACAACCTAGTGGTAAGGGTGATGATTCCTCCAGTTCTGAAAAGGACTTGGTTGTTGAAGGGTTGCGCTCTCTAGGGCAAACCGTGTCTGACAAAGGGAAATTTGTGGCCTCTAACATGTCTAATGCTTCCCACTCTGAGAAGCATGATGATGCAAATGTTGTGATTGATCTAGAGGATGGTAGCTCTGATGATCAAGAGGAAAACTTGTTTCATCATATAAAGCCAAGTGTGGCTAAACGCATGAAGACTCGCAAAGGAAAATCTGTGGTTGAACTTATGTCAGCTAGAAAAGCTAAGAAGACTGTTGGTATTGGTCCCTCCAAACCATGGAGCAAGGTTGAAATAAAGAGGAAGGTTAGAGATGATTCTGAGCCTGAACaggatgttgaggaagatgtccctgacatctcgCCTGCGAAGAAAACTACTATTAGGAAGTCTCCTGCTAAAGTACATGTTGTTCATTTGGATAACATCTCCTTCCATCTTGAGGATGGAGCTGATaagtggaaatttgtgattcaGAGAAGAGTAGTTGTGGAAAGGGAATTGGGAAAAGATGTTGCTGATgtcaaggaggtcatggacctgatacAAGCTGCTGGGCTTTTGAAGACTGTTACTGGGTTCACTCAATGCTACGAAGGTTTAGTCAAGGAATTTATTGTTAATATTCCCGAGGATATTTCTGATAAGAATAACAAGGAGTTCTGCAAGGT GGAGATTACAGCTAAGCAGGTGAAAGTTTGGTCTTttaaaaagcatcttcctgctgGGAAGTTGACTATCAAGTATGCTATCCTGCATAAAATAGGAGCTACTGATTGGGTCCCTACCAACCATATCTCCACCATTGCTAATACTCTTGGGAGGTTTATTTTTGCTGTTGGGACAAAAGTGAaatttgactatggtagatttatgtttgatCAAATCATCAATCATGCAACTACTAATGCAGTTAAGCTGCCAATTGCTTTTCTCTCTATGATCTGTGGAATTATCTTGAACCAACATCCTGGTATTCTGTGCTCAAATAATTTACCTAGTAGGAGAAAACCAGCTCTGTCTGTGCACTACAAACTctttgaaggcagtcatgtcgagGATATTATCATGACATCTGCCATGAGGAGGCCAGTCTCAAAAGTTGGAGCAATTGCTGAGCTTAAGGAGACATGCAAAGAGCTAGGTGAAGGGATTAGGGTAGCCACATCTAGAAAACAATCATTAGAAGCCTTGATTGAAAGCTTGGAGCAGGCTGAGGGTGAAAATGTTGAACATGCTAATGTCAGCCATGAAGAAGAAgctgaagcccacacctctaATGAGAGGTCTACAAACAATGATGATGCGAGTGGCAATTCTGCTTCTGGTGATGCTAAAGAGACTGCAAACTCAAGCTCTACTGAGTAG